The following coding sequences lie in one Fundulus heteroclitus isolate FHET01 chromosome 20, MU-UCD_Fhet_4.1, whole genome shotgun sequence genomic window:
- the LOC105939267 gene encoding migration and invasion-inhibitory protein, which yields MSTYEMDALRKRNTYLLEQLKQQREKLERVSGNSLSRKRGREDEEEEKEERRQPEVMVTLTEGDRGPARAALAKPSVRFTEMHKGTHRHSGTSKHRVPVEPTTLSDSHRNPQDYDEAADSRSFSIPSSPVIHSKVQEEVHSGVRFQSDDSGSKPASDRHRVQPLLGYDWIAGVLDADDSLVERSDEFFNDLHVFRSLNKDECVHPGPKKSFEEKRLFPPLLAEEDDDDKEGNTDSHQCTFSYRINSRLFPVPLHAQECCPVCRKTKSSHPHTAAEPALIRVSIPRTNLLPPYKYKAHRRSSFDPSDSLGLPSHCLSGWSNAGQNIPPPPSSLDLRSSIRTKNSDGSLSPELRDLSSPRRDQSLERISDVRRLARFNFQHFAPKSKPRGPSFPVG from the exons ATGTCCACGTATGAAATGGATGCTTTGCGAAAGCGTAATACAtatttgttggagcagctgaagcagcagagagagaagctGGAGCGGGTGAGCGGCAACAGTTTGAGCCGCAAGAGGGGGAGAGAggacgaggaagaggagaaggaggagcgGAGGCAGCCCGAAGTGATGGTAACTCTGACGGAGGGAGACCGAGGTCCTGCCAGGGCAGCCCTGGCCAAGCCTTCAGTCAGATTTACCG agatGCACAAAGGGACCCATCGTCATTCTGGGACCTCCAAGCACAGAGTACCTGTTGAACCTACAACACTGTCAGACAGCCACAGAAATCCTCAGGACTACGATGAAGCAGCAGACTCCAGGTCGTTCAGCATCCCGTCTTCCCCAGTCATCCACAGTAAAGTCCAG GAGGAGGTCCACAGTGGAGTCCGGTTTCAGTCAGACGACTCTGGAAGCAAACCAGCGTCAGACAGACATCGTGTGCAGCCTTTGCTTGGATATGATTGGATAGCAG GGGTTCTAGATGCTGATGACTCCTTGGTAGAACGCTCCGATGAGTTCTTCAATGATCTCCACGTGTTTCGATCGCTCAATAAAGACGAGTGCGTTCACCCCGGGCCTAAAAA ATCTTTTGAGGAAAAGCGTCTTTTTCCACCCCTCCTAGCAGAGGAGGACGACGACGACAAAGAAGGAAACACGGACTCTCATCAGT GCACTTTCTCCTACAGGATCAACAGCAGGCTGTTTCCTGTCCCACTTCACGCTCAGGAATGCTGCCCAGTGTGCAGAAAGACCAAATCATCCCACCCTCACACTGCGGCTGAACCGGCTCTCATCAG ggtcaGCATCCCTCGCACCAACCTCCTGCCGCCTTACAAGTACAAAGCCCATCGGCGAAGCAGCTTTGATCCTTCAGACAGCTTGGGATTACCGTCT CACTGTCTCTCCGGATGGTCAAATGCAGGTCAGAACATCCCGCCACCGCCCAGCAGCCTTGACCTGCGGAGCAGCATTAGAACCAAGAACTCTGATGGCTCCCTGAGTCCAGAGCTACGG GATCTTTCTTCCCCCAGAAGAGACCAAAGCCTGGAGCGGATCTCTGATGTGCGTCGCTTGGCTCGCTTCAACTTTCAGCACTTCGCTCCGAAAAGCAAACCAAGAGGCCCTTCTTTCCCCGTGGGCTGA